A single Micromonospora luteifusca DNA region contains:
- a CDS encoding ATP-binding protein, with the protein MTNADPHAPRTVVPIEPALLIADAFDQAQVTEIRHSVTSCAHASGLTGQRLDDFVLAINELITNAVRHGGGLGWLRLWHESSLLVCEVADHGHGISPQRLGDRTRPAADTAGGWGLWLARELTDGMEVVTSTAGTTVRVTTGLVSHDRTPS; encoded by the coding sequence ATGACGAACGCAGATCCGCACGCACCGCGTACGGTTGTGCCCATCGAACCTGCCCTCCTGATCGCCGATGCCTTCGACCAGGCCCAGGTGACCGAGATTCGACACTCGGTCACCTCCTGCGCGCATGCCTCCGGGCTCACCGGTCAACGGCTGGACGACTTCGTGCTCGCGATCAACGAGTTGATCACCAACGCGGTGCGGCACGGCGGCGGGCTCGGCTGGCTGCGGCTCTGGCACGAGTCGAGCCTGCTGGTGTGCGAGGTGGCTGACCACGGGCACGGGATCAGCCCGCAGCGGTTGGGCGACCGCACTCGGCCGGCTGCGGACACCGCCGGCGGCTGGGGCCTCTGGCTGGCCCGGGAGCTGACCGACGGCATGGAGGTCGTCACCAGCACCGCCGGCACCACCGTCCGCGTCACCACCGGTCTCGTCAGCCACGACCGCACCCCCAGCTGA
- a CDS encoding ribose-phosphate diphosphokinase — MRDIAVFSGTAHPDLAAEICTHLGVPLLPVRVSRFANDCLEVQLQANCRERDVFLIQPLVPPVQEHLVELLLMIDAARGASAGRITVVLPHYAYARSDKKDAPRISIGARLVADLLTSAGADRVLAMTLHSPQVHGFFSVPVDHLHALRELATHFRRYDLSNTVVVSPDLGNAKEAAAFARLLGTPVAAGAKQRFSDDLVKISAVIGEVTDRDVIVLDDEIAKGSTVVELMEHLRGLKVRSIRLACTHGLFSGDALQRLSDQDGVLEIVCTNTVPIPAAKRVPKLQVLSVAPALAEAMRRIHNGESVSALFA, encoded by the coding sequence GTGCGCGACATCGCCGTTTTCAGTGGAACTGCCCATCCTGACCTTGCTGCCGAGATCTGCACCCACCTGGGGGTGCCACTGCTTCCGGTGCGGGTGTCCCGGTTCGCGAACGACTGTCTGGAAGTGCAGTTGCAGGCCAACTGCCGGGAGCGTGACGTCTTCCTGATCCAGCCGTTGGTGCCGCCGGTGCAGGAGCACCTGGTCGAGCTGCTGCTGATGATCGATGCCGCTCGGGGTGCGTCCGCCGGCCGGATCACCGTGGTGTTGCCGCACTACGCGTACGCCCGCTCGGACAAGAAGGACGCGCCGCGGATCTCGATCGGAGCCCGGCTCGTCGCCGACCTGCTCACGTCGGCCGGGGCGGACCGGGTGCTCGCGATGACCCTGCACTCGCCGCAGGTGCACGGCTTCTTCAGCGTTCCGGTGGATCACCTGCACGCGCTGCGGGAGTTGGCCACCCACTTCCGTCGCTACGACCTGAGCAACACCGTGGTGGTCTCACCCGACCTGGGCAATGCCAAGGAGGCGGCGGCCTTCGCCCGACTGCTCGGCACGCCGGTCGCGGCCGGGGCGAAGCAGCGGTTCAGCGACGACCTGGTCAAGATCAGCGCGGTGATCGGCGAGGTGACCGACCGGGACGTCATCGTGCTGGACGACGAGATCGCCAAGGGCAGCACGGTGGTCGAGCTGATGGAGCATCTGCGCGGCCTGAAGGTCCGCTCGATCCGGCTCGCCTGCACGCACGGGCTCTTCTCCGGTGACGCGTTGCAGCGGCTCAGCGACCAGGACGGTGTCCTGGAGATCGTCTGCACCAACACGGTGCCCATCCCGGCCGCCAAGCGGGTCCCCAAACTGCAGGTCCTGTCGGTGGCCCCTGCCCTGGCCGAAGCCATGCGCCGGATCCACAACGGGGAATCCGTCTCGGCGCTGTTCGCCTGA
- the glpK gene encoding glycerol kinase GlpK: MTPQYVAAIDQGTTSSRCIVFDRAGEIVAVAQREHRQIFPQPGWVEHDAEEIWDNVQQVIAEALRAAGTDAAGLAAVGITNQRETTVVWDRATGRPVANAIVWQDTRTGPLLRELASAYGEERFRTRTGLPLATYFAGPKLRWLLDEVDGLRERAERGEVLFGTMDSWLIWKLTGAHVTDVTNASRTMLMDLTTLDWAPDLLDAMGVPPAMLPEIRCSAEVYGQASGVLAGVPVASALGDQQAALFGQTCFQPGEAKCTYGTGSFLLLNTGASPVPSTHGLLTTVAYRIKGQPPAYALEGAIAVTGSLVQWLRDNLGLISTAAEVEELARTVDDNGGCYVVPAFSGLFAPHWRSDARGVIAGLTGYITKGHLARAVLEASAWQTREVVDAMDADSDVALRRLRVDGGMTANGLLMQFLADVLDVPVVRSRITETTCLGAAYAAGLAVGFWPDLATLRAQWRSDAQWESTMAPELREEELHNWRKAVQRTLDWVE, from the coding sequence GTGACCCCCCAGTACGTCGCCGCCATCGACCAGGGCACCACCTCCTCGCGGTGCATCGTCTTCGACCGGGCCGGGGAGATCGTCGCCGTGGCCCAGCGCGAACACCGGCAGATCTTTCCCCAGCCCGGCTGGGTCGAGCACGACGCCGAGGAGATCTGGGACAACGTCCAGCAGGTGATCGCCGAGGCGCTGCGGGCCGCCGGCACCGACGCGGCCGGGCTGGCCGCCGTCGGCATCACCAACCAGCGGGAGACCACCGTCGTCTGGGACCGGGCCACCGGCCGTCCGGTGGCCAACGCCATCGTCTGGCAGGACACCCGGACCGGGCCGCTGCTGCGCGAGCTGGCTTCGGCGTACGGCGAGGAGCGGTTCCGCACCCGCACCGGTCTGCCGTTGGCCACCTACTTCGCCGGACCGAAGCTGCGCTGGCTGCTCGACGAGGTCGACGGCCTGCGCGAGCGTGCCGAGCGCGGCGAGGTGCTCTTCGGCACCATGGACAGCTGGCTGATCTGGAAGCTGACCGGTGCGCACGTCACCGACGTGACCAACGCCAGCCGGACCATGCTCATGGACCTCACCACCCTCGACTGGGCCCCGGACCTGCTGGACGCGATGGGCGTCCCGCCGGCGATGCTGCCGGAGATCCGCTGCTCCGCCGAGGTGTACGGCCAGGCCAGCGGCGTGCTCGCCGGAGTGCCGGTGGCCAGCGCACTCGGCGATCAGCAGGCCGCCCTGTTCGGGCAGACCTGCTTCCAGCCGGGCGAGGCGAAGTGCACCTACGGCACCGGCAGCTTCCTGCTGCTCAACACCGGTGCCAGCCCGGTCCCGTCCACGCACGGCCTGCTCACCACGGTCGCCTACCGGATCAAGGGCCAACCACCGGCGTACGCCCTGGAGGGCGCGATCGCGGTCACCGGCTCGCTGGTGCAGTGGTTGCGGGACAACCTCGGGTTGATCTCCACTGCCGCGGAGGTGGAGGAGCTGGCACGCACGGTCGACGACAACGGCGGCTGCTACGTCGTGCCGGCGTTCTCCGGGCTGTTCGCCCCGCACTGGCGCAGTGACGCGCGTGGCGTGATCGCCGGCCTGACCGGCTACATCACCAAGGGGCACCTGGCGCGGGCGGTGCTGGAGGCGTCGGCATGGCAGACCCGCGAGGTGGTCGACGCGATGGACGCCGACTCGGACGTGGCGCTGCGCCGCCTCCGGGTGGACGGTGGGATGACCGCCAACGGGCTGCTCATGCAGTTCCTCGCGGACGTGCTCGACGTGCCGGTGGTGCGTTCCCGGATCACCGAGACCACCTGTCTGGGCGCCGCGTACGCGGCCGGTCTGGCGGTCGGCTTCTGGCCCGATCTGGCAACCCTGCGGGCCCAGTGGCGCTCCGACGCGCAGTGGGAGTCGACCATGGCTCCGGAGCTGCGCGAGGAGGAGCTGCACAACTGGCGCAAGGCCGTGCAGCGCACCCTCGACTGGGTGGAGTGA
- a CDS encoding phosphoribosylaminoimidazolesuccinocarboxamide synthase has translation MELLHSGKVRDVYADGDDLILVASDRISIYDVALPTPIPDKGRLLTALSLWWFEQLADLVPNHVISATDVPAEFAGRAIRCQRLDMLPVECVARGYLTGGGLREYERTGAVSGVPLPRGLGEASILPEPIFTPSSKAPMGEHDEPITYDDVVDKVGQATAERLRQITLDVYRRGAELAADRGILVADTKLELGWAPDGTLVLADELLTSDSSRFWPAESYQPGRVQFSYDKQYVRDWATGSGWDKQGPAPDMPAEVVEATRARYVDVYEKLTGNRWE, from the coding sequence GTGGAACTTCTGCACTCGGGCAAGGTTCGGGACGTCTACGCCGATGGCGACGACCTGATCCTGGTCGCCTCGGACCGCATCTCGATCTACGACGTTGCGCTGCCGACGCCGATCCCGGACAAGGGTCGCCTGCTCACCGCCCTCTCGCTCTGGTGGTTCGAGCAACTCGCCGACCTGGTGCCAAACCACGTCATCTCCGCCACCGACGTGCCCGCCGAGTTCGCCGGGCGGGCGATCCGCTGCCAGCGGCTGGACATGCTCCCGGTCGAGTGCGTCGCCCGCGGCTACCTCACCGGTGGCGGCCTGCGGGAGTACGAGCGGACCGGCGCCGTCTCCGGCGTACCACTGCCGCGAGGGCTGGGCGAGGCGTCGATCCTGCCCGAGCCGATCTTCACGCCGTCGAGCAAGGCGCCGATGGGCGAGCACGACGAACCCATCACGTACGACGACGTGGTGGACAAGGTGGGCCAGGCGACCGCCGAGCGACTGCGGCAGATCACCCTCGACGTCTACCGGCGCGGCGCGGAGCTGGCCGCCGACCGGGGCATCCTGGTCGCCGACACCAAGCTCGAGCTGGGCTGGGCGCCGGACGGCACGCTGGTCCTCGCCGACGAGCTGCTCACCTCCGACTCGTCGCGGTTCTGGCCGGCCGAGTCGTACCAGCCGGGCCGGGTGCAGTTCTCCTACGACAAGCAGTACGTGCGGGACTGGGCCACCGGTAGCGGCTGGGACAAGCAGGGCCCGGCCCCGGACATGCCGGCCGAGGTGGTCGAGGCGACCCGGGCGCGCTACGTCGACGTCTACGAGAAGCTGACCGGCAACCGCTGGGAGTGA
- a CDS encoding ABC transporter substrate-binding protein, which yields MPVVRPPIDRLGADPGRRRLLTALLGAPLLASGGLAGCSDGAATSTQDGPVELSVFWWGGAKRAELTEKALRLYSVRNPRVTFRVTWQGADGYYDRLATQAAGGNVPDLIQIDDAMLTEYTQRKIILDLTDQVADHRLDLRGLSEGLIRYGTVEGRTMAVAGGQTHAAVVFNRDLLRELRVPEPRGGMTWAEYVSWAEQVTEASDGQVAGTMDASGDYRALWLWLRSQGGEFYRGNQLGFGADELIAWFELWQRARRGRATPGAALVEQADSGEPARQLVVTGLTAASFAWSHQLPELQRLTKSELGIVGLPGPPGAQWARASMYWAAFRGTRHPAAVTDVINFLTTNGEAGTVLGHERGLNASLPVRRYAEGSITDPAQKRVAAFGASIDDLLGPAPAPPPKGHPKVRTLLVTAAERIRVKRDGTREATARFLSQAIAALAV from the coding sequence GTGCCCGTTGTTCGACCCCCGATCGATCGCCTCGGCGCCGACCCGGGCCGGCGCCGACTGCTCACCGCGCTGCTCGGTGCGCCCCTGCTCGCGTCCGGCGGGCTGGCCGGATGCAGTGACGGCGCCGCCACGTCGACCCAGGACGGGCCGGTCGAGCTGTCGGTCTTCTGGTGGGGTGGCGCCAAGCGGGCCGAGCTCACCGAGAAGGCGCTGCGGCTCTACTCGGTGCGGAACCCCCGGGTCACCTTCCGGGTCACCTGGCAGGGTGCCGACGGCTACTACGACCGACTGGCCACACAGGCGGCCGGTGGGAACGTCCCGGACCTGATCCAGATCGACGACGCGATGCTGACCGAGTACACGCAACGCAAGATCATTCTCGACCTAACCGACCAGGTCGCCGATCACCGACTGGATCTGCGGGGCCTGTCGGAGGGCCTGATCCGCTACGGCACGGTGGAGGGGCGGACGATGGCGGTGGCCGGCGGGCAGACCCACGCCGCCGTGGTCTTCAACCGGGACCTGCTGCGGGAGCTGCGCGTGCCGGAGCCACGCGGTGGAATGACCTGGGCCGAGTACGTCTCCTGGGCCGAACAGGTCACCGAGGCCAGCGACGGCCAGGTGGCCGGCACCATGGACGCCTCCGGCGACTACCGGGCGCTCTGGCTCTGGCTGCGCTCGCAGGGCGGCGAGTTCTACCGGGGCAACCAGCTCGGTTTCGGCGCGGACGAGTTGATCGCGTGGTTCGAGCTGTGGCAGCGGGCCCGCAGAGGACGGGCCACACCGGGCGCGGCGCTGGTCGAGCAGGCCGACAGCGGAGAGCCGGCCCGGCAGCTGGTGGTGACCGGGTTGACCGCCGCGTCCTTCGCCTGGTCGCACCAACTGCCGGAGCTCCAACGACTGACCAAGTCCGAGTTGGGCATCGTCGGCCTCCCCGGCCCGCCGGGCGCTCAGTGGGCACGGGCGTCCATGTACTGGGCGGCGTTCCGGGGCACCCGCCACCCGGCCGCCGTCACCGACGTGATCAATTTCTTGACCACGAACGGTGAGGCCGGCACTGTCCTCGGCCACGAGCGTGGGCTGAACGCCAGCCTTCCCGTCCGCCGCTACGCCGAGGGCAGCATCACCGACCCGGCCCAGAAGCGTGTCGCCGCGTTCGGCGCCAGCATCGACGACCTGCTCGGGCCGGCGCCGGCGCCACCGCCCAAGGGGCACCCCAAGGTGCGCACCCTGCTGGTCACCGCCGCCGAGCGCATCCGCGTCAAGCGCGACGGCACCCGCGAGGCCACCGCGCGCTTCCTGTCCCAAGCCATCGCGGCCCTCGCGGTGTGA
- a CDS encoding SigE family RNA polymerase sigma factor, with protein MRDAQSFDEFYRSTSRRMARYGYAVAGDHGEAQDLVQEAYTRAWRHWGRLSAHPAPEAWLRLVVTRLATDRWRRLRTLRGALRLAGPPPTVGPPSEDSVLLLQALRQVPANQRQALALHYLFDKSVDEIATEVGVPVGTVKSWLSRGRSRLAALLPDLANVELEATDVA; from the coding sequence GTGCGGGACGCGCAGAGCTTCGATGAGTTCTACCGCAGCACTTCGCGGCGGATGGCGAGGTACGGCTATGCGGTGGCCGGTGACCACGGTGAGGCGCAGGACCTGGTGCAGGAGGCGTACACCCGGGCCTGGCGGCACTGGGGGCGGCTGTCGGCGCACCCTGCGCCGGAGGCGTGGTTGCGGCTGGTGGTGACGCGGTTGGCGACAGATCGCTGGCGTCGGTTGCGCACCTTGCGCGGGGCGCTGCGGTTGGCGGGGCCGCCACCGACGGTCGGACCGCCCAGTGAGGACAGCGTGCTGCTGCTTCAGGCTCTGCGCCAGGTGCCGGCGAACCAGCGGCAGGCGTTGGCTCTGCACTACCTGTTCGACAAGTCGGTGGACGAGATCGCCACTGAGGTCGGCGTACCCGTCGGCACGGTGAAGTCCTGGCTTTCCCGCGGCCGGTCCCGGCTCGCCGCGTTGCTGCCCGATCTCGCCAACGTGGAACTGGAGGCCACTGATGTCGCGTGA
- a CDS encoding UPF0182 family membrane protein has product MRSSSPLPRMSRRGRVTIAVLVGVFVLFTLLGWGVQAWTDWLWFDEVRYTEVFTGVLLTRLLLFLAIGLGMAVVVGGNLWLAHRLRPRLRPHSVEQATLERYRIALSPRLGTWILLTAAVVGLFAGLSAQNRWNQWLLFRNGGDFGIKDPEFGVDIGFYVFQLPFWRYLLGVAFTAVVLAVIGALAVHYLFGGVRLQGVGDRMSNAARAHLSSLIAVFVLLKAIAYVLDRRAMLLEYNEGAKLYGAGYADVNALLPAKEILAYISIVVAIAIVVFSNAWMRNLVWPGISLALLGVSAVAIGGIYPWAVQTFEVKPSAKDKEAPYIQRSIEATRAAFGLGATETTPYAASNLTPPGNLATDTSVVSNVRLLDPQLVSETYTQLQQVRGFYDFGPKLDIDRYGVNGTVSDYVVGVREINYGELTDQQNTWINRHTVYTHGYGLVAAPANQVVCGGQPFFVSGFLGEKTQEACSSQTEQIPAKQPRIYYGERMAADDYAIVGQADPNKKAEFDRPVGEGGGESYTYTGEGGVKIGSFTRRLLYAIKEQESNFLLSEAVNKDSRLLYVRNPRDRVEKVAPFLTLDGDPYPAVVAGRVQWIVDGYTTAATYPYAERVNLQTETTDELTNRGTFQLARENVNYMRNSVKATVDAYDGTVKLYEYDDTDPVLKAWNKAFGGDLVLPKADIPVELTEHLRYPADMFKVQRNLLTKFHVTNPGDFYSAQDFWQVPNVPDAPDSGQKQPPYYLFTQFPGQESPRFQLTSAVTPNGRQNLAALISGSYVEGKPRLEVLELPDQTRISGPVQVHQQMTNNANIRQQLNLLSSNQAQVQYGNLLSLPFADGMLYVEPVYVKSNQQDAYPLLQKVLLSYGDGGSFVALADNINDGIKQLVEQGKKAGQGTSPPPTTGGNPTTPATPTPTPTATPSAGTGNPPPTGDLAVAADRVQTAITEVRAAQTSGDFERYGRALKALDEALTAFQQAQQAGNTSGTPSGGPSPSVSPSVGG; this is encoded by the coding sequence ATGCGTAGCAGCAGCCCCCTTCCGAGGATGAGCCGGCGCGGGCGCGTCACCATCGCTGTCCTGGTCGGGGTGTTCGTGCTCTTCACCCTGCTGGGCTGGGGTGTCCAGGCGTGGACCGACTGGCTCTGGTTCGACGAGGTCCGCTACACCGAGGTCTTCACCGGTGTCCTGCTCACCCGGCTGTTGCTCTTCCTCGCCATCGGTCTCGGCATGGCGGTGGTCGTCGGTGGCAACCTGTGGCTGGCCCACCGTCTGCGCCCGCGACTGCGTCCGCACTCCGTGGAGCAGGCGACGCTGGAGCGCTATCGGATCGCGCTCAGCCCGCGACTCGGCACCTGGATCCTGTTGACCGCCGCGGTGGTTGGGCTCTTCGCTGGTCTCTCCGCGCAGAACCGGTGGAACCAGTGGCTGCTCTTCCGCAACGGCGGTGACTTCGGGATCAAGGACCCGGAGTTCGGGGTGGACATCGGCTTCTACGTCTTCCAACTGCCGTTCTGGCGGTACCTGCTCGGAGTGGCCTTCACCGCGGTGGTGCTGGCCGTGATCGGTGCGCTGGCGGTGCACTACCTCTTCGGCGGGGTCCGCCTGCAGGGCGTCGGGGACCGGATGAGCAACGCGGCTCGCGCGCACCTGAGCAGCCTGATCGCGGTCTTCGTGCTGTTGAAGGCCATCGCGTACGTGCTGGACCGGCGAGCGATGTTGCTGGAGTACAACGAGGGCGCCAAGTTGTACGGCGCCGGCTACGCCGACGTCAACGCGCTGCTGCCGGCGAAGGAGATCCTGGCCTACATCTCGATCGTGGTGGCGATCGCGATCGTCGTCTTCTCCAACGCCTGGATGCGGAACCTGGTCTGGCCGGGGATCTCGCTGGCACTGCTCGGCGTGTCCGCGGTGGCCATCGGCGGCATCTACCCCTGGGCGGTGCAGACCTTCGAGGTCAAGCCGAGCGCCAAGGACAAGGAAGCGCCGTACATCCAGCGCAGCATCGAGGCGACGCGGGCGGCGTTCGGGTTGGGAGCCACCGAGACGACCCCGTACGCGGCGAGCAACCTCACCCCACCGGGGAACCTGGCCACCGACACCTCGGTGGTGTCGAATGTGCGGCTGCTCGATCCGCAGCTGGTCAGCGAGACGTACACCCAGCTTCAGCAGGTGCGTGGCTTCTACGACTTCGGCCCCAAGCTGGACATCGACCGCTACGGGGTGAACGGGACGGTCTCCGACTACGTGGTCGGCGTCCGGGAAATCAACTACGGCGAGCTGACCGACCAGCAGAACACCTGGATCAACCGGCACACCGTCTACACCCACGGGTACGGGCTGGTGGCCGCGCCGGCCAACCAGGTGGTCTGCGGCGGGCAACCGTTCTTCGTCTCCGGTTTCCTGGGGGAGAAGACCCAGGAAGCGTGCTCCTCGCAGACCGAGCAGATCCCGGCCAAGCAGCCGCGCATCTACTACGGCGAGCGGATGGCGGCCGACGACTACGCGATCGTCGGTCAGGCCGACCCGAACAAGAAGGCCGAGTTCGACCGGCCGGTCGGTGAGGGTGGCGGCGAGTCCTACACCTACACCGGTGAGGGCGGCGTCAAGATCGGTTCCTTCACCCGACGGCTGCTGTACGCCATCAAGGAGCAGGAGTCGAACTTCCTGCTCTCCGAGGCGGTCAACAAGGACTCCCGGCTCCTCTACGTGCGTAACCCGCGGGACCGGGTGGAGAAGGTCGCGCCGTTCCTCACCCTGGACGGCGACCCGTACCCGGCAGTTGTCGCCGGTCGGGTGCAGTGGATCGTCGACGGCTACACCACGGCGGCCACCTACCCGTACGCCGAGCGGGTCAACCTGCAGACCGAGACCACCGACGAGTTGACCAACCGGGGCACTTTCCAGCTGGCCCGGGAGAACGTCAACTACATGCGGAACTCGGTGAAGGCCACCGTCGACGCGTACGACGGCACCGTGAAGCTCTACGAGTACGACGACACCGACCCGGTGCTCAAGGCCTGGAACAAGGCGTTCGGTGGTGACCTGGTGCTGCCGAAGGCGGACATCCCGGTCGAGCTGACCGAGCATCTGCGCTACCCGGCGGATATGTTCAAGGTGCAGCGCAACCTGCTCACCAAGTTCCACGTGACCAACCCGGGCGACTTCTACTCCGCGCAGGACTTCTGGCAGGTGCCCAATGTGCCGGACGCTCCGGACAGCGGCCAGAAGCAGCCCCCGTACTACCTCTTCACCCAGTTCCCGGGGCAGGAGAGCCCGCGGTTCCAGCTCACCTCGGCGGTCACCCCGAACGGCCGGCAGAACCTCGCCGCGCTGATCTCCGGGTCGTACGTCGAGGGGAAGCCACGGCTGGAGGTGCTGGAGTTGCCGGATCAGACCCGGATCTCCGGCCCGGTGCAGGTGCACCAGCAGATGACCAACAACGCCAACATCCGTCAGCAGCTCAACCTGCTCTCCAGCAACCAGGCGCAGGTGCAGTACGGCAACCTGCTCTCGCTGCCGTTCGCCGACGGGATGCTCTACGTCGAGCCGGTCTATGTGAAGAGCAACCAGCAGGACGCGTACCCGCTGCTGCAGAAGGTGCTGCTCTCCTACGGTGACGGTGGCTCCTTCGTGGCGCTCGCCGACAACATCAACGACGGCATCAAGCAGTTGGTCGAGCAGGGCAAGAAGGCCGGGCAGGGCACGTCGCCGCCCCCGACCACCGGGGGCAATCCGACGACCCCGGCCACTCCGACTCCCACTCCGACGGCGACGCCGAGCGCCGGCACCGGCAACCCGCCGCCGACCGGTGACCTGGCCGTCGCCGCGGACCGGGTGCAGACCGCGATCACCGAGGTCCGGGCCGCGCAGACGTCCGGCGACTTCGAGCGGTACGGCCGCGCGCTCAAGGCGCTGGACGAGGCGCTCACCGCGTTCCAACAGGCGCAGCAGGCCGGCAACACGTCCGGTACGCCCAGCGGAGGCCCGTCGCCGAGCGTCAGCCCGAGCGTCGGCGGCTGA
- a CDS encoding YlbL family protein yields MRRRGLTVLLGALFTALLSIGVLRVPIPYVVLGPGPTVNTLGTADGKEVIQVSGRETSTSVGQLRLTTVGVQPTVRLRGAIAGWFSDDEAVVPRELVYPPGESTEQVEQRNAEDFKASQTSAETAALRELGFPVQVVIKTVSGDGPAAGLLKVGDVITAVDGQPVPVASKVTELVRAKPAGTALTIAYTRDGAPATATVTSREQDGRPRIGVEIDQQQPHPFTLGIDLGDIGGPSAGLMFALGIVDKLTPADLTGGQVIAGTGTIDDEGTVGPIGGIAQKLVGAKRAGAKVFLVPADNCAEAVRNPQPGLPLLRVGSLDEAMTALEALRSGGQPTRC; encoded by the coding sequence ATGAGACGTCGTGGCCTGACGGTCCTGCTCGGTGCCCTGTTCACCGCCCTGCTGAGTATCGGGGTGCTCCGGGTGCCGATCCCGTACGTGGTGCTTGGCCCGGGCCCGACGGTCAACACCCTGGGTACGGCCGACGGTAAGGAGGTCATCCAGGTCTCCGGGCGGGAAACCTCGACCTCCGTTGGCCAGTTGCGGCTGACCACGGTGGGGGTGCAGCCCACGGTGCGGCTGCGTGGGGCGATCGCGGGCTGGTTCTCCGACGACGAGGCGGTGGTGCCGCGTGAGCTGGTCTACCCGCCGGGGGAGTCGACCGAGCAGGTCGAGCAGCGCAACGCCGAGGACTTCAAGGCCTCGCAGACCAGCGCGGAGACTGCCGCGCTGCGGGAGTTGGGCTTTCCGGTGCAGGTGGTGATCAAGACGGTGTCCGGTGATGGCCCGGCCGCCGGGTTGCTGAAGGTCGGCGATGTGATCACCGCGGTCGACGGTCAGCCGGTGCCGGTGGCCTCGAAGGTCACCGAACTGGTCCGGGCCAAGCCGGCCGGCACGGCGTTGACGATCGCCTACACCCGTGACGGTGCGCCGGCCACGGCGACGGTGACCAGTCGTGAGCAGGACGGTCGACCGCGGATCGGCGTCGAGATCGATCAGCAGCAGCCGCACCCGTTCACCCTCGGCATCGACCTGGGTGACATCGGCGGGCCGAGCGCCGGTCTGATGTTCGCCCTGGGAATCGTGGACAAGCTGACCCCGGCCGACCTCACCGGAGGCCAGGTCATCGCCGGCACGGGCACCATCGACGACGAGGGCACCGTCGGTCCGATCGGCGGAATCGCGCAGAAGTTGGTCGGCGCGAAGCGCGCCGGGGCCAAGGTCTTCCTGGTGCCGGCGGACAACTGCGCCGAGGCGGTCCGCAATCCGCAGCCCGGTCTGCCGCTGCTCCGGGTGGGTTCGTTGGACGAGGCGATGACCGCCCTTGAAGCGTTGCGCTCAGGGGGTCAGCCGACCCGCTGTTGA
- a CDS encoding zinc-dependent metalloprotease: MQQFMSQLQHLLSAPGSGPVNWDLARQVAASQLAAAGDPAVSPYERNAVEEALRLADLWLEPASAWPSGIQSPVAWNRNEWIFKTLDVWRKLCDPVASRMVGAMGDLVPPEARDQLGPMQSMVATLGGALFGGQLGQALGSLAAEVLSAGDIGLPLGPAGTAALIPANIRAYGEGLELPEDEVRLYVALREAAHQRLFQHVPWLRGHVLSAVEMYASGIRVNREAIEEAMGRVDPTDPESMQAIALEGIFTPEDSPAQKASLARLETALALVEGWVCHVVDNAASDRLPNVVRLGEAFRRRRAAGGPAEQTFAALVGLELRPRRLREAAALWAALTQHRGIEGRDAVWGHPDLLPSDDDFADPVAFAMNDMDLSELDSFDFTAPGGAEEKAPGQPDETDGEGDVKP, translated from the coding sequence ATGCAGCAGTTCATGTCGCAGTTGCAGCACCTGCTCTCCGCGCCGGGCAGCGGTCCGGTCAACTGGGACCTGGCCCGGCAGGTAGCGGCCAGCCAGCTCGCGGCCGCCGGCGACCCGGCGGTGTCACCGTATGAGCGCAACGCGGTCGAGGAAGCGCTGCGCCTGGCCGATCTGTGGTTGGAGCCGGCCTCGGCATGGCCGTCGGGCATCCAGTCCCCGGTCGCCTGGAACCGCAATGAGTGGATCTTCAAGACGCTGGACGTGTGGCGCAAACTCTGCGACCCGGTCGCGAGCCGGATGGTCGGCGCGATGGGCGACCTCGTGCCACCGGAGGCACGCGACCAGCTCGGCCCGATGCAGTCGATGGTCGCCACCCTCGGTGGCGCGCTCTTCGGCGGCCAGCTGGGCCAGGCCCTCGGTTCGCTCGCCGCGGAGGTGCTCTCCGCCGGCGACATCGGGCTGCCGCTCGGCCCGGCCGGCACGGCCGCGCTGATCCCGGCCAACATCCGGGCGTACGGCGAGGGCCTGGAGCTTCCCGAAGATGAGGTACGCCTCTACGTGGCGCTGCGTGAGGCCGCCCACCAGCGGCTGTTCCAGCACGTCCCGTGGCTGCGTGGGCATGTGCTCAGCGCGGTCGAGATGTACGCCTCGGGCATCCGGGTCAATCGGGAGGCGATCGAGGAGGCGATGGGTCGGGTCGACCCGACCGACCCGGAGTCGATGCAGGCGATCGCCCTGGAGGGCATCTTCACCCCGGAGGACAGCCCGGCGCAGAAGGCCTCACTGGCCCGACTGGAGACGGCCCTCGCCCTCGTCGAGGGCTGGGTGTGCCACGTCGTGGACAACGCCGCCAGCGACCGGCTGCCCAACGTCGTCCGGTTGGGCGAGGCGTTCCGCCGTCGCCGGGCCGCCGGCGGGCCGGCCGAGCAGACCTTCGCCGCACTGGTCGGCCTGGAGCTGCGCCCGCGTCGACTGCGCGAGGCCGCGGCGCTCTGGGCCGCGCTCACCCAGCACCGCGGCATCGAAGGCCGGGACGCCGTCTGGGGCCACCCGGACCTGCTCCCCTCGGACGACGACTTCGCCGACCCGGTCGCCTTCGCGATGAACGACATGGACCTGAGCGAGCTGGACAGCTTCGACTTCACCGCTCCCGGTGGCGCGGAGGAGAAGGCCCCGGGCCAGCCCGACGAGACCGACGGCGAGGGCGACGTCAAGCCCTGA